The Apodemus sylvaticus chromosome 4, mApoSyl1.1, whole genome shotgun sequence nucleotide sequence AGGACAGGAGCCTCGTCTGCTACACACTCCCTCTGCTGTGATGTGTCAGCTCACACCCAACACGGTGAAGCCTGCCGACCATGAACCGAAACTCCTGAAATCAAGAGATCGAACCTTTCCACCTTGATAAAATGTCTgtctcaggcattttgtcacagtaaccAAAACTAACACCTACCATCTTTTTCACATAGGAAGACTTAAAATACCACAAGTGGACAGGGACATATACATTCAGAAAGCTGAGGCGGGCTTTCTTGTGAGGTATTGCTACTGCTCAAGAGTTTGCCAAagatgaaacccaaaagaaaactCGTAACTTGGAAACATGACTTAAGTCTtcgctggttttttttttttttttgaaatgttaattttaaactGACAAAGTAATTACACTTGTTGTGAAGACATTTCAAACCACATAGGGTTTTCACTGAAATGCTCTCTGAAATTAAGTCAATATTCAGTAATTGCTTATTTTTCAAAGACTGTAAattgcttccttcccttccttctgggCCTGGAATTTCATGAGGACTATCATTGGTGAGGTTAAGGAGGCAGGTCAGTTAGTGTGGCCTGGGAGGATGTGGTAGAGATCagaagttttgtttttgacatgacTTCTTTGTGTAGACAGCCTGAGACAGACATTTTATCAAGGTGGAAAGGTTCGAGCTCTTGATTTCAGGGGTTTCAGTTCATGGTAGGTAGGCTTCACTGTGTTGGGTGTGAGCTGAGACATCACAGTAGACGGAGTGTGTACCACAAGGCTCCTGTCCTTGTGGTAGCCAGGATGGAGAGCAGTGGACGCCTCATGGGACCCACTACCTCCATTCACTTACCTACAAATGAGGTGGCAAAGGCATTCAAAAGTCACCTTGAAAAGACTCCCACAAGTCAATTCTGAGGAAATTTCTGCACTAAAATGAAGGACATTTTCATAATGGACTCAATACTAGCCATTGGCAAATCAGTGGAAACCAAGTATAGTTTCTAGAAATCTACTCCCAAAgtacttaatttttcattttttaccaCACATGACAAGTACCTGTTGAGTCCAGGCATTCATTTACATGTCATGGCATATGTAGAGGGTCAGAGGACGACTATTGcttttctacttccacttttacttgggtcccagggattgagctCAAATTACCAGACATATACTATATGAGCATTTACTTACTGAAGTACTTCTTAATTACTAGCTTTACAATGGAAAAGTATCCTGGGTATTAACCTCATCAAGTGACCAAAGATAATAAATAGGACCAGGACAAATGGATATCACTCATCTCCCAGTATaatatagatagaaagatagatagatagaaagatagatcgATAGATGCACAAACAGATAACCATTCCTGTGATGTTTTTGACAGCACCCGTGTTCCTGACTCTACCTGTGAGGAACCATCATATGAACTCAAACTGATATGACATAAATTGGTCTGTGCCGCTTAAGCCGCTTATGAGGTCAAATGACAAAAAACTGTTCTAGATTGAAGGAGACCAAAGAAACTAAATCCCTTGGTCTGGAATTGGGCTGTTGGCACGAACAGGGACATTAATGAGGACAACcaataaaatttgaatttgatCAGACATCACAATTATGACAATGTTAATCTCCTGAATTTAATGGGTGCACTATGGTTCTATACAAGAAGTAGAGGTTTCCAATTTACATATATTACAGAGTACTCTGTATAAAAGACTACATGATCTAAAATTTTCTCTCCTGAACATCTTTCTTTAGTTTTCAATTTTAATTCTATTGAAAATGAAGCCCTGAAaactttatttctgtttgttgCTGGTTTACAGGAATTCAACTGACTTCTGTATACCAACTGTGAACATAAAACTTTGATAGACCTATGATCTTAACTGAATCATATACACATCTAATCACATCGATGCACAAAAATTATTTCCTATCTTtaggaaagggaaaagcaaaaTTATATGGAGCATAACTTACTTAGGAATATAGAGCAGTTGCCTCTAAAAAGATATGTACAATTACATATAATGCTTCAATATAATGACAGCTTTGAATAATGCTGCCAAAGTCAAGAGGAAATGAGGTGCATGCAAGTCAATCTCCAGTGAGATCACTAGGTGAGTCCCCCACAGGGATCACAGTGTCTCCAtggcttaaaaaagaaaactagcttGACTATGGTACATCCACAGTTATTTAAAAGAACAAGTTCTGCTAAGCCTGTTTAGGGAAGTATGCTCAGTTTTTCATAACTGTTTGCCGTAAGCTTTTCCGTAAATTTCCGTAAAGCTTTCTGGTGGTCTCCTAGCTTCTGCCTGTTTTTCTTGCTCAATCAGTTTCCAGTTTCAAAACGCCCATGGAGTCCCTAACTCCCCAAGGGCGGCGGCGCTGTAAGTGGGTAGCAGGCACAGTGGATACTGTGGGTATTCTAGAAATTGCAACTCTTTTGAAAAGCTTGCTTACAACTCCCAGGAAAAGAGTCAGGAACTTCTAAAGACAGAAAGATCTACAAGTGGAGCTGTGGCTTATGCCATCAGCTGGGCTGTTTCGGCACACTCAGGATGGAGTTAAAAGCACAAGTCTTCCTATGGGATGGTGAGGAAATTGTGAAGGTGGTGAGTTAGTCACACCCGTCTAACAATGTGAATGCACTTAGTGTTCCTGAACCACACATCGCTAGTGTTCCTGAACCACACATCGCCACAAATACCAACCATCAAAATCTGAGAGCCCTGTGTTTTATATTAATTCTGCGGGCAACGTCTGTGGAACTTGGAAGTGTGTCACAGAGTCACAGAGTCACAGAGTCTCTTCTCCGTCAGTGGCAGGGGATAACAGCAGGCTCCCCCCAGTACAGGCTACTACGAAAGTCTATGTAGAAACTTTGTTAAGTTTGCCTCATACAGAAGGGGCTCAATAAATGTGGCTGACTACATTTTAGGTTCTCACAGCAATAGAGTATTTCTAAGCCTCATCACGAAAAGGCTGGTTAATTTCTACCTAGTTAATGGCATAGAGACTCTAACACAACTTGTCACAAAACACTGCATGTTATAGTTAAGGGATGTGTGACCCTAAGAGCTGACCCCTAAGTTAATGGTTAATTACACCGAAGATCACAACTTAAGAGGCAATATTGTCAGATAAGCCATAAAAACAGGAAATAATTTAAGaagtgaatatatacatatatttatcaaatataaCAAGGTCATACAAAAGCATAATATAATTCACACGTACAAAAGGCTGCTGTATTTGTTGTCCCTTTTACGTCCTATCTTAGACAAACGCAGAGAGTAACAGGAATGCATAAGTTCTAAAAATTaggttgttagtttgtttttgaaacaaaacaCACCGGTCATCTACACCTTCTCTCAAATTTCTAAACAGGAGGTTTAACTGACGTGTACCCTTGGGATCAAGTTAAATAAATCTTCACTCCATTTGAAAGAACTATACATTTTCAATGGTTGAAAGTCAGgtagaaaaagaatataaaataatccATAAGCCAAAACATTTCTTATAAAAGGAACAGTTTAAACAAACCCTGGTAGTACAAAGAGGAAATGCACTGAATTTAAAAACTTCTGAAAATAGCATCTTTCTGGACCACTGTATAAAACGTGTTCTGAACTGTTGGAAACAAGAGTTTATACAGACAAGACTGAGGGATAAAACAacaccacccccaacccccaacccctacCAAATGTATTCAATCCACCCAAAGTCAAACCAGAGGCAACTGAACTATACAGTTCAGGGTTAAGTGCATTTTTGGGGGGTACAATTTAATTGCCATATGTAAAAATTGGCaatcaaaattaattaaatacaGATTGGTAAACCCTTTGgccattatgtaaatattaaaaGGTGAATTtccaactgaaaaataaaagctgaCTTACAATAACAGAAGCACAAATGGTCACAAATGTCCTGTGAAACTGTGAGGAAGCACAGCACATGACCACCACCAGGCACTTGTGTTCAGAAGTACTTTATAAATATGCTCGCTCTGACTCTCCACACTAAAGCTCATTTCCCCCAACTGCACCTACTGCTAAAAACTGTTATCATATATCAGTGATGTATTTAAAAGGCAcattttttgggaaaaaattaCCTCTAAAAACCACAAATCCACCCACTTTTCTTTACAACTTGAAAGACCATTCCAGTGAGGCATAAATGGAGCCTTGTCAGAACACTTTCCACCCACATGACCAAACAACACACTGACAGACAACTTTGGCAATCCTACACAAAAGGGCCCTGTCCAAACATTCCTCTCACAAAATGACaccacagaacaaaataaaacagaaaaatctaaATTTTGACAATCCTACACAAACTGTGGGATTTCATCTTCAAGGTCTTCGAACTGCTGCATTCGTTTTAGCCGTGGTCGCTGGCAGGTTGGAGTCCCCTCAGGCAGGCCAGGCTCCTCAGGGCTCTCTTTAGGTTGACCACTTGTCTGCACAGGACAAGCCAGTGTGGCCTCCGAGTCTGGGTCTGATTTTGTTAGGTGGATCTGGGGAGCGTGCACCAGGACAGGAAGCCCAGCTGCGGAGGGTAATGATGTTTTCTCCTCAGCCCCCCTGACATTGAAGGTAGGGTTAGGTGGTTTGTAAAACGTTGTCCAGTGCTGGGGCTGCAGTGTTCTGGGCGCTCTGACAGCGGCGACAGGGCAGGAGTCAGAGGACCTGCGCTCTGACACATCTCTTGCAGACCTGGCTGGCTCTGCATGTGCTTTACCGGGTTGGGCGGCACCACCGGAATGGTCCCTGTTATTCCCAGTGTTTACTGTCAACCCCTTCTCGGGGTAGGCACTGGGAACAATCATTGCAGTCTTGGCAGTAAAACTGTTCCGTTCATATTGTTTGTCCCAGGATTTCTGTACATTTTGCTGGTCAAAGCCATTAACTTTGGAGCAAGTAGTATTTGAATTGTCCTTTCTATGGAGTCCTTCAAAGGCAGAGTTCTTGCCAAACTTGTCCGAGTCTACGTTTCCAATATTCCTGATGTTCCTCTCAGTAGGAGAACTGGCAAGCAGCAGCAGTCGGTCCACAGGCAAACTTACAGGTCTCATCTTGGTCCTTGGAGTGTGTCTCTGCACACTGTTTGCTGCCCTGTCGGACTTCAGAAGCAGCAGCTTGGGGCTTTTACAAACATCTTCCATCTTTTGGGATGCTGATTCAAGCTCTTGGTCAAAAAGCAAATGTACTTTGTTGTCTGAAAAAGAAAGTGGCACATGATAAACACTAGAATCtgagcaagacagacagacactggacAATAGAAGGAGTCTATAAAGGTCCCCCACACAGTATTGTCTATGCAGAAGACTTAACTGGTTTTAAAGATACAGTTGGAATTTAaaagttcatttaattttttgtataaatttatgcaaaaaaaccccaaccatgaaacattttacaaaaaatgttaaaaacagaacaaaatacaaaacctGCATGTctagtaaatttttttaaaaatatgctccCCATGAACAAGTGTTTTCTAGGTCAAAAAGgtcacccctcaccccacccccaagtgcAGCTCGGTCCTCCTTGGATGGTGAACAGTGGGTGCAGGCCTGTCCCAGaagctgctgcctgtctgtggaatctgcTCTAACTTGGCTGTCTGTCTTCTTGTCTGTCTTCAGGGACAGAAGTGCCTAGTCTTGCTTAATGTACCAACCCAGAGGAAGCCTGTACTCTttcagagaaggggaaaaggaggggagtcAGGAGGAGCAGTGAtggggatataaagtgaataaaaaagaaagtcaacAGGCAGACGTTAGTGAGTTAACTCAGAAAAATTACACCACCACCTCCAGCCAACTAAATGCAGGTATTCCCTGAGTACCAAGAACTTAAGATCCCTCACTTGGTCTGTGTTTTAGCCACGTTCAGCCATAGTGAGGGGGTGCTCACCACTGCTGCTCTGCTCATAAACGTGCATCTCCTAGGTCAGACTAAGGCCGAGGGACTGTGCTGTAAGTGAGGCACTGGGTGCTCCCACGCTCACTTTCCTCTGTCAGTCTGGTCCAGGGCCACACGCTCACCTCGAGTCCTCAGAGTCCCatattgtctttttttcctccttcttttttgcCTATATCTCTCAAGAAATTCCAACTCATTGTCCTCGTGCCCAGCTCCTTGGAGTTGAGAGGCATCAAATGACTTGGCACCCTGACACTGTTCTGACTCTGAACAGCAGCTGGCCGTGGCCCTGTGTGTGGCTCCGTGGTCTGATCTTGTCCCTATTCCCTGGTATGGTGCGTATACACAGTTGACCACGCCTCACTTGTCAGTCATCTCCTCTGACCTCTAACTCACCTTGCACCGCCAACctgtttatttattaaatgtgtttctctgtgtacacagCACAGGTAGACTCAGAGACCAGAGGTGCTGGACCCTCTGGAGCTTGAGTTGAAGCTGTAAGCAGCTGTGGGTGGCATTCAGAACTAAATTCAGGTCAattcagcaagcactcttaaacaataagccatctctctccagttACCAGATGACCTTTCTCCCCTAGGCTCCAAAAAATGTTCGGTAATCTACTCCCCTGGGTTCTTCCCCACATTCCCAGAATACTCTAAGGGACCTGACTCACTGCAGTTGGCCTGCAAGAACCCACGGACATGCCTTCCTTCAGTGCTTCAAGAAGTCACTAGCATAGTACAAGACGGTGCGGGCTCTGCAGCTGGCTGCCCGGGGCCTAGTCAGTTCCTGACACTGACCTGCGCCGGGTAggccctgcactgtccctgcctgCCTTCGCCTGTCACATAGGAATACATGGGTCTGAATTGTGTTGGCCTAAATGTCCTAcaaaaaagttcccagaattctctGGCTAAAAAGTATCttcaaattatttatgtttattactATTTCTAATTAGGaacttaattttatgaggtaGTGAAAAACAAAAGGTAGGTTAAATTTATAAACCAGACAGAATTAGATTCAAACCCTCTGTGAACAATTTCTGGTACTTTCTCTCTGATGTTGCGGTGCTGGGGGTTGAACCTGGTGCACACCTGGCCTTCAACCACAGCCACTCATCAAGTGTTACTCCTGTACCCCTCTTTACACAGCTTGCTCACCGAGGACAGGAGCATCACATTTCCCCAATGCATTTTGTCTGCGTTCTGATTCTTCAAATGATGTAGTTAATTCAAAAGTTTTGCTCTCACCATCTGTAGTACGGATATCCTGTTTAGGAAAGAGAATTTTCACACTTGTATACTACATATAGCACATTTCAAAAGAACGAGTTGCAAGACCATTAAATTACTGATATAAACACCATACAGTTCTGACACAATTCTCTACTGGTCAAAACTCTGCTCAACAGTTAAAGGTGCTGTTCACAAAGACTGACAACCTAAGAATGTGCCCCGAGCCCACATAAACaaaccaccaaacagacagcagacagatgtAGCAGCATGcatctataatcccagagctTCTCCAGTGAGGCATATATCTTGGAATTTCTCGGACCTTCTGAACCAGCTAGCCTGGTTCACACTGCACAGTCGCAGAAACAAGACAGACCCTGACTCAACATGGTGGAGGGGGAAAATCAACTCCTCGAAGTTGTCCAATGACTTCTACTCAAGTGCCATGGCAAGTACAACAAGCCTGTCTTGTCGTTTGtgtcatgcatgcacatgcacatacacatacaaattaaaaacaaacaacttacttcctttgaagaaaaaaatagtggtttcatagaatgatcTGCGTCTCTTTCGTCTGGTGACAACAGAGGCTTTGGAAGATACCCTTGATCTACCTGAGGTGCAACAGCACCCGTGTTAGATACAACAACAGCTTGAGGCTGGAGGGACCCATCAAAGATCTTCTGTGAGTAAGTAATAAGGAACTCTACTAATCGTGCCTGATTGGAATATTCAGCAAGGGACGAGATGGTGACAGGAGCAGTTGTAGGCCTTGGCCTAATGAGAGTCGGTCCAAATATCACCCCCAAGTTCTTAGCATTCATCTTGTTCTCTTCTGCACGATCCACCACCCTGCAGGGCAGAATGCATAAAGCTTTATGAGACTTGGCAGTAAAGTTCTTCAGTATAGTTTGCTATGGGCTGGCAACAGTACATTCATATTTCCATCCAATTTTTCCATCCAGAGCCTGGCACATGGGAGGCAGCTGAGGGACCATGTTAGCTGCTTGATCATATAAAGGGTACAAAAGTCTATGAAACAGTCAAGGGTCAAGttgtgagccgggcagtggtggcgcacgcctttaatcccagcacttgggaggcagaggcaggtggatttctgagtttgaggccagcctggtctaccgagtgagttccaggacagccagggctacacagagaaaccctgtctcgaaaaaccaaagaaccaaaacaaacaaacaaacaaacaaacaaacaaacaaaaaagggtcAAGTTGTGAGAGAGGTctaagaaaaatacatacttatttgatTAAAAATTTGACCACATACCAAATTTGCTTTAGTCATATTTTTGTATTAGGATAAAAACCAAGTAGAAGGAATTACTGACATTTTcccagcagaaacaaagagagaccCTTAAAGATTACTTCTGTACTGACTTCCAGGTCTTTATAATGGAAACGGAATACTACTGTCAGTGTCCTCGAACTGGGCTCCTGTTCAGGCCCGGGTGAGTCCCTGGCCCCCGTCCATACTGCTGCTCTCTCACCCTCTTTTCTCCCAGCTCTTACCACTGTTTATTTCTATGACTACCCATGGAGATGAGAACTTTAGGAAAGACCTCCCCTCCAGCCCATTTTCCTTGTCTTTGCCAGAAAGATGTAAGAGGCAAATCTGAGCATGTAAAATTCCTGGCTCAAAATGTTTAGTGGGTACAGAAGCGAGATGGTAAGCTCAGATGTTAAGTATGCAAGATTGTCTCAGGTCCCACTGTGCGTGCTCTAGCGCAGCTTAACCACATTACCTTATTTCCTGCATGTGCACTGCGCTGACCCATCTGCGCCTGCTACCTTCCTGCCTGGAATGCTCTTCTGAGCATCCTGGGACTACTAAATCACTGCTGAGTGCTGTGAGGCTGAGCCCAGGCTGCTTTCCCTGCCTTGCCCCATCTTTCTTCATATGCTGTACAAACCTATCGAGCAAAATAATGTTGTACTGTGTATGAGCGCAGGTCTGTGAGCCCAGAGATGACAGACCCCCTGCTCTCCAACTAGAGCCAGGCTCACAGGGCACATCTGAGGATGCAGTTGAACATACGTTTGCTCTCTTTCCTTTAACCTTATGAAAACTGAAatccatttaaaaatacatgaatataCTGTTTAACACTACCACACTATAAATGAAAAAGCTAAAAATACTCTAAAAATGGTATTTTGTTTGACAAAAAAACTACTCATCAGGTAAAAGAAGctctatttataaaaaaaaacaacctcttaCCGCTTCAGATGTACGATGAGGTAATGAAAACTGTTGAAGTTGGCCGCCGGCAGCTGTCGCAGCAGGTCCTTGCTCCTCAGGAGGATGCGGTTGGTTTCTATGCTCACGTGGGGGAGTTTTTTGTCTTCGGGGCTATCTTTTTTTGCCTCTTGTTCTTCATTTACATGTTGTATCTCTTTTGCAAGGTCTATAAATTCCTTATACAATCTGAATAAAATAAATGGCTCTGGAagctaaacaaataaaatttcattatgaatatattatttttccCCTGCTAATGTTAACTCTTATTCAGAGCTACTCAATGATTCACCATACCCTTTTAGGTTGACAAGATTTAAAGCAGGCCTTGAGCGATGTATgtttggagctggggagatggctcagtggttaagagcactggttgcttttctagaggacccaggttccatcccagcccccacatggctGATCACAACAGTCTGGGACTCCAGTTCTAGAAGTCTGGTAAGATTCTGGCCTCCCTGGCCAATACGCGTGCATGTggtacttacatacatgcaggcaaccatccatacacataaaaaaagtTTAGATGTATATGTTTGCTATAGGCATGACCTATAAAGTTAATCTGAAATCACTGTAATAAATTAGAGACAGTAACTTGCAGACAATAAAACTCTAAGTCTAAAAGTTCCACAGGAGATTTTAAAATGCTCATCTATGTTTAGTTCTATTCATTATGATTCAAATGTTAGCACCAATGAAAACATATCCTCTAATACAGATGACGTCAGATGAATTAGCAGGAGCAGACCATCAGAGTTTGCAGAAATTAAACAGTGACCCTACGGATATGGAAGTTTCCAGCAGTGGGAAGAGAAAAGGCTGAGTGACTCTCCTAGGGGTACTGCAGGgcagcaaaggcaggagaatcaacaGAAAACGGGGACTACAGCGCCAACACAGGTTGCCAAGCACTCAAAGCAACCTAACAGGCACTTACTAGCTATGCTTTTCCATCGAGAGAATGAAATAAGAACATTTACAGCTGAGTAAGGTCCACTTTGTTCAAGCATTAGACGTGagcaaaacagagaaagacagaaacaaagatagaaaatattttcttcacgGTAAAATAGAAATCCCAAGACAAAAGCTATATAAACAGATAAAAGGGCCCAGAAGGGAACACGGGAGCTCCAGAGACTGACCCGTTGGGGACCACCAGCTCTATTCTCTTGGCTGCCATCTCTTCAATTTAGCCCAACAACAAGCAGCTCCACTCAAGCAGCTTCTGTACCTGACTCGCAGCACTGTGCTAAATTCTTATTACTTAACCATAAGCTTCTGCCTGAGGCCACTTACTTTACTCCAGGGATACGGGTTTTTTTAACATGCTGATGTAAACTACTGATCCACTATGAGCACAGACATCTAGGGTGGCCCACTTCCTGTCCATATTCCTCCTAGCTCTCTAGTATATCCAGCTGATAGGATAGCTCTGCTTATTGTCGCAAATGTGTTCTTCAAGTTTTTTCTCATTGCCTGTGGAACAGTTCAACCTTACAAAGCTAAACTACACTTTCAAGTTTCTAAAATTTAATACAAACACTTCacgttagtttttttttttttgtttttttttttttgttttttgagacagggtctctctgtgtagtcctggctgtcctggaactcactctgtagacctggctggcctcgaactcagaaatctgcctgcctctgcctcccaagtgctgggattaaaggcgtgtgccaccactgcccggctattttatgttttaattgtaTGTCTGATGTATTTGTACTTTTACCtatacattaatatttataagATATCAGTATAGTCTATATCActgaaaatatatatgtataaaggtTACGAACTGAAAAAAATACGAATCACGTTTTTATTGTATTGAATATGGTGATTGGTTaccaaaataaaaactttaccTGTCGCAGGTATAATTTCAAGACATCACAGATGTCATGTGAACTGAATTCTGAAATGTCTACTAAGTGCATCCCATTTTCCAAAGCTTGGCAcagtttttcagtttttattttgtttccacaaACACGATAAATTCCCTTGAATAGAGAaacaaattttactttatttcaaaaGACTACTGCAGAAATCCAAACATAACAGATATGTCTACTTTAGTTTTTAGTATTGTAGAATAAACATAGCTGGGgcaaataacttttttttaaaatataaattggaATAAAATCAGTTATTACAAACCGACAGTACAAATTCTCTTTTCATTACAACAAATGACATACACTTAGGTACCTGGAGACACAAGGCTCTATTTTCAATTTCTGAGGCACATATTTTTAGTACGAAAGGGATGCCATCTGGTTCCTTTTTTGCAACTTGTATGAATTCTGCTCCAAATATGTGCATTTTCCCCTGAAGTTTTTGATGACCACAAATAATGACTAAATTCTCCAAACACTTCCGATGACAAACAAGGAGACACTGCAGGGAATGACATTTAAAACTGATCAGTTCACTTTAGATCTATCCACAACTGAGCAAACTATGGACAGATCGGCAGCGTAGCAAAAAACAAGTGCATTATTTGTAAGGTCGGAAATAGACCTAACAAGAGaacaaaatacaacaataaaAGATACAGATACACTGTGGCACAACTTGCAAAAAACATATCTGTAGGGGTGGAAGAATGGTTTAAAAGCACTGGCCACTCCTCCAGGACCAGCTTTCAACTCGCAGCACCTACAGGACGGCTCACAACcttctaactccagtcccagggtatcTGACATCCTTCCCCGTCTTCCAAAGGCATTGCAAACagttggtgcacagacatacatgcaggaaaaccaTCAGTACTCATAAAATATagcaaaaatatgtatttataaaagagCATAATAAGTAAAATCCTAACAAAAACAAAGTGTATCCAGTGAAAAAAGACCCCACTATTTAATGACACATACATATGAAGATGCCACAACACAACCTATTGTTTTATATTCTAGTCAAAATTAAATACAGAGAAATCAACGGAAAAACAAGTGAGAGGGCAGCGCACGTGCACACAGACCCCACCTCCTCACACTCGACGCCTGGGAACATCACGATGCCTTCACAATCCCTGCACTTTGTGGGGGATCTCAGCTTGCGAAACTTGTGAGTGAGAGCTGCCTTTGACATCACAGTTTTCTTAAACGCTCCGAGGGAATTGGGACCTTGTAACAGAAACAGAGTGTGAGAATGGGAAGATGAGAAAATGTTTATGTATGCGTACTCCTTAGACCTCTCAGTCATCTACACACTGCAAAATCTATTGTCTGGGGTTTCTAACATCAAAAACAACTTACAGATATAACTTCACACTTCAAATGCTATAATAGTCATCACCAAACCAGTAAGCTAATTCTAAGATGCCAAGATACAATGACCCCAAGATAAACAATTTATGCTTTTATTAATATGCCCTGTAAAGGGCAGTATGGTTATGGGTGGCATTATattcgtcttttttttttcttttttctttttggtttttttcaatacagggtttctctggctgtcctggaacttactctgtaggccaggctggcctcaaactcagaaatccccctgcctctgcctcccaagtgctaggatcaaaggcgtgcgcaaCCACCGCCTGGCGGCATTATATTCCTAAGAAAAG carries:
- the Arhgap29 gene encoding rho GTPase-activating protein 29; the encoded protein is MIAHKQKKAKKKRVWASGQPSAAITTSEMGLKSVSSNSIFDPEYIKELVNDVRKFSHMLLYLKEAILSDCFKEVIHIRLDELIRVLKSIMNKHQNLNSVDLQNAAEMLTAKVKAVNFTEVNEENKNDLFREVFSSIETLAFTFGNILTNFLMGDVGSDSVLRLPISRERKSFENISVDSVDLPHEKGNFSPIELDNLLLKNTDSIELALSYAKTWSKYTKNIVSWVEKKLNLELESTRNIVKLAEATRSSIGIQEFMPLQSLFTNALLNDIHSSHLLQQTIAALQANKFVQPLLGRKNEMEKQRKEIKELWKQQQNKLLETETALKKAKLLCMQRQDEYEKAKLSMFRAEEEQLSSSVGLAKNLNKQLEKKRKLEEEALQKVEEANEHYKVCVTNVEERRNDLENTKREIVTQLRTLVFQCDLTLKAVTVNLFHMQQLQAASLANSLQSLCDSAKLYDPGQEYSEFVKATSSSELEEKVDGNVNKQMMNSPRTSGYGPADSLEDVARLPDSCHKLEEDRCSNSADMTGPSFVRSWKFGMFSDSESTGGSSESRSLDSESISPGDFHRKLPRTPSSGTMSSADDLDEREPPSPSEAGPNSLGAFKKTVMSKAALTHKFRKLRSPTKCRDCEGIVMFPGVECEECLLVCHRKCLENLVIICGHQKLQGKMHIFGAEFIQVAKKEPDGIPFVLKICASEIENRALCLQGIYRVCGNKIKTEKLCQALENGMHLVDISEFSSHDICDVLKLYLRQLPEPFILFRLYKEFIDLAKEIQHVNEEQEAKKDSPEDKKLPHVSIETNRILLRSKDLLRQLPAANFNSFHYLIVHLKRVVDRAEENKMNAKNLGVIFGPTLIRPRPTTAPVTISSLAEYSNQARLVEFLITYSQKIFDGSLQPQAVVVSNTGAVAPQVDQGYLPKPLLSPDERDADHSMKPLFFSSKEDIRTTDGESKTFELTTSFEESERRQNALGKCDAPVLDNKVHLLFDQELESASQKMEDVCKSPKLLLLKSDRAANSVQRHTPRTKMRPVSLPVDRLLLLASSPTERNIRNIGNVDSDKFGKNSAFEGLHRKDNSNTTCSKVNGFDQQNVQKSWDKQYERNSFTAKTAMIVPSAYPEKGLTVNTGNNRDHSGGAAQPGKAHAEPARSARDVSERRSSDSCPVAAVRAPRTLQPQHWTTFYKPPNPTFNVRGAEEKTSLPSAAGLPVLVHAPQIHLTKSDPDSEATLACPVQTSGQPKESPEEPGLPEGTPTCQRPRLKRMQQFEDLEDEIPQFV